In Zingiber officinale cultivar Zhangliang chromosome 1A, Zo_v1.1, whole genome shotgun sequence, the DNA window ttaattatatatatatttcttatctCTTCCTCCTATTTTACCTtatatgtatttaaaattttataaaatttaaatccatAAATTACTAACCCctaaataacattaataattaaaaaatacataaatattaccatatatcaaataaaaatataacattatcataattaataaattattttttttactgatTACATCTTAGTGTGTGCAAATATATTGGCTCGAAGTGATAATGCATTTGATTATCACGTAGTTCGCAATTCCTCCGGAAGTATTCTTAGAATTTTTGGGTGGAGCCTTGAAATATTTGTGATGAAGGATCTCCTTCATCATCCGCCCAATTGACTACTGCATCGTCCTCATTCTCATTAATCATGTTGTATAAAATAATACATGTATACATGATATCCTTCAAATTATCCTGGTACCAAAATCATATTGAACCCCTTATCATTGCCCATCGAAATTGGAGCACTCCAAATGCCCATTCGACATTCTTTCTCATGACCTCCTGTCgttccttaaatatttttctcttgggATTCTCGGGGCACGGAAAGCTCTTGACGAAAGTAGCTAATTCCAGATAGATCTCATCGATTATATAGTATCCTTTTGTATATTGTGTATTGTTAATTGTAAAATTAACCTTAGATGCATTTCCTTATAAAACGTTGTTGAATAAAGGTAATTCATTAGACACATTGATATCATTACGCGACCTTGCGATCTCAAAAAGACATGTCATATCCACAAGTCTGTAAATGTGATTGTTTTAAGCACAATTGTTGGAATGTTATGATCTCTCCAAGTAAACTGGCATTTCCAAGTGATGGGGCGATTTTTTCCATTGCCAATGCATGCAATCAAGACTACCGAACATGTCAGGAAAGTCGTGTCTCTGCTCATGCATGTTAATCAAGTGTTGGATATCAACAACATTAGGTCTTCTCAAATATTAAGCCGCTAACACTTCAATTACACATCGACATAAGTTAAATAAGCATTGGATGACAGTTGTTTCAACAATTCGTAGGTACTCATCATAATTATCAGCAAGGACTCCATATGCCAATTGGCGGATAGTTGCTATACATTTATGAAGTGACAATAAACCTTTTTTTCCTGTCGCATCGATCTTTcattaaaaatattctaaatgaTTTTCAAGGCATTTACTATACAAAGGAATAACCCTCTTTGCATTTGAAATCAATGTCGAAATATATAATCAAGATATATTGGCTCATCAGAGAAATAATCGTTAAAAAGACGAGCATATCTGACTTCACGATCCAGATTTAAATATCTTCTCATATATGTTTTGTCAAAagaactttgaactctttgatgTACAATTTGTTGTTACTCATATAGCCAGAGCATTATTTGTTCATATATATCCTCCGCATTTTCTTCAATCATTTATTTAGAGTTCACGGAGCATAAATCGATGTAGTTTTTTTAGACATCAAGTCTTCTCATATATTTTCATGATTGAAAGAAATAAAGAATTaagaaaatgataaaaataatgaaatattgaGAGTATATTTATAgacaaatttttaaataaaagtaAATTAACTGTTGAATAGCCGTTGTTCAACAGTTCAATTTTAACGTTCACTAACCCTTTGTTGTTCAACGTTGACTAgccctttgttttttttaaatattttaatatttttattttttaagaaaaaataaacatTGAACATTTATTGTTCAACGTGGTGTGTGTAAGCTTTTTTTAATAACAAATAttgaaaacaaaattaattaaaaaaattcactgACAACGGAGTAGCTCCGTAAACATGGAGACGCTCCGTCATTTGAGGGACGGACCTAAGGTGGGAGGTTCGCCCCCTCTAATTTCTAATTAGttattattgattagtttttattCGTTATAGAAATTATATTTATTGCCTACTCACTTGATtatgattaaattatattaatttgaaATACAATAAATATCTAGAGTTTCTATCATTTATTTTAATCCTATTATCACTCAAATAAgtaaaacaaaaataatataaaatcattGTTATAGAAGCTAGTTGCTAACTTTTATCCTCGAGGCTATGGTGCAGTTGAAGAACGTTAAGTTGTCATCTAGACGCTCATGACTTAATCCCTAGTTATGATATATTTGTAGGGATTTTTCCTCTAAATGGTGTGCGCAACCATAAGATGTTAGACTTCTAGGCCGCATACCGTAAACACTTTCTAATTTATCCTAGTTATCGATGGAAAATTTCTATAGAGCCGGATCACTCACCTCAAGTTCAGTGTCATCTTCTATAGAACCGGATTACTCTCTTCAGGTTCAGTGTCATCtgattcattatttttttaattactaGTTTATACACGGCCAAATAACCAGATAATATAAAAATATCTTGGACGGATCGTTTTAAATGGACTGTTCATGTGATTTTAATCAGAAATGGAATGTCCATTCTgattttttcctatttttctagtttattttaatttcattatttctattacATATAATTTCTGAATTTACTTAGTGGGGACGGAATGAACCGTCTATTCAAAAATTAGTAAAATCGGGATACTTGTATAAAACAAATTATAGTTATAATTATTTCAAACAAAAACCGCCGTAATCACTAATTAATATTATAGTGTAacaattataatttatttatagcAAGCAGTCAGTAATAGTtacaatttatttattaatttttttttgcccAAACTCTATTTCGGTTGTTGGACACTAGAGAATTTTTTATGTAAATAGTTGTTGGAATTGTTGATCCGCTGGTGCATCTACTCCAGATTCCAGACTGCAGAGTTCGTTTATCTAGACTAATAATTCCATGTACAGATCAACATCTGATTCAAatatttcaactatatcataacaAACACACACAAATTGAGACATAATGTGAGATGCAAATTCTAAGGTAGCTAAAACTGCAGACTAACTGAATCTAACAGCTAAAACACTGATAACCGGTAGATGAACTAAAAAAGCTTCAGCTATTTTGTACGCGCCAGGTGGAGACTAAACCTGGAGTCATCTTCATGTATGGTACTTCTCCTTCCACCTAAGGAAACTGGAGGAAGCTTCATGTAGAAAATATTGAAAGCAAACCCGTACCCTCCTTCCTAAGGGAACTGGAAGCTCATGTAATCCCTCCTTCCTCCTGCTGGGGGGCTTATGTAAACCCAAAGCAAGGAGATGATACTCGAGAGTAGACCAGACCATATAAATACGATCGTCGGCACCTTCCCTCTCCTTCCCATCAGGCCTTTAGCAAACGGATACAGATGGCAAAGAACCCAGAGGCTGAAGGACACACCTCCCAGAAGCCTGCTCCACTGTGGGAACTGACTGTACATTGCTCTCGCAGTCCCCACGGCTATGGCTATCATGTTCATCATCATAATTGTAATTGGAGGCACCATCAAGAAGCTCCACTTCACGACGTAGAGCTCAGCGAAAGCAGCAGCGTCATCATCCGTCGCAGGCTTTGATGTTAAAGTGAATGATATGTCAACGCCGGCAATGACCTTCAGCAATCCTTGCAGGACAGCAGCTGGGTGAGCGCTAGTACCTCCAATTAACCAGAACTGCTCATTCCTCCACCACTCGTGCAATGTGATGCCGGACCACTTGATCTCCAACAATGCGAGTAAGCAGAGAGTAATGGTGATTGCGAGGAGCAGTATCAAAAATGTAACGCTGAGGGATTGAACAATAAACTGGCCTGTGAATAGAGAGATTGCTGGAAGAATGCAGTACACCAATAGAAAGATTGAAGTGAAGGGGTAGATGCCACAGTTGAAGTAGGCTACTCTTTGCAAGAACTTCATCCTCCTGCTCGCAAAGATTGCATTGTTTTGGGAGAAGAATATCTCGACTGAACCGGTCGCCCACCGGAGGACTTGATGCAGCCTATCGGTTAGATTGATTGGAGCTGTCCCTCTGAATGCATCCCTCTTGGTGACGCAGTAGATCGACCTCCACCCTCTGTTGTGCATCCTGTAACCTGTCACAACGTCCTCAGTGACAGAACCATATATCCAACCAACTCGTTGGCCCCATTCCGTTTTGTCCTCGTAGAAGCAAGATACAACACTGATTGCTTCCGCTACCGTTGCAGCATCGAGTGGTTCGCGAGGGACAGCCAGAGAACCGGCAGGTCTGCCTTGTCGAACTCCAGGCATGTCTTGAAGTAGCCTTCCTTGATATTCAGCTATTGGAATGGATGCTGCTAAAGTGGCTGAACTACCAAACCTCTTTGGCAACAATGCTGATTCTATATCTAACTCGTCGTTCTCATCATCTGCGATAGGTGGTAATATGATGTCCTTTTCCTCGCGATCATGCTTCTTCCCCATTGTAGGTTTCCTCAGGAAAAGTTTAGTCTTCTTCCTTCCAAACCAACCATGGTGTTCGGTGGCACGAGGAGGGCTAAACCCATAAAGAGCAGTCCTTCTAAAAATGCAGCCTGTTCCAACATACATCGGACCTTGCAATCCATCCATGGCCCTCATAGTGACATCAAAGAACACCAAATTGTTATTAGCATACCTGTCACTAGGGTCAATTCCATCAAACCTCTGAGGAAATTGGACATAGCATATCCTGTCACCACCTCTGTCAAGCATGAAGCACATCCCTTCTCTTAGAGCCAAGGAATTGTAGATGTAGTGATCACAATCCAGATTCAGAACGAAGGGGCCATTGGACATTATTGCACTTGTTCTAACCAAAGCGTTCATCGCACCAGCCTTCTTGTTGTGATCATATCCTGGTCTCTTCTCGCGGGAAACATAGACAAGCATTGGAAGTCTGATGTCGACGTCAGTGGTGTTTATAAGATTAAAACTTTCTTGTTCCACATTTCCCATTACTGGTTCAGGGTTTGGAGGAACTAGCATCACCTATGAATGATAAGATATAATGGTATCAAATATCTGAAGTTATAGACAATTACTGAATCGATACAAAGAACAAGAGTGAGGTAATTAAGTAATATTTTACCTGAATTATTCCAGCATGATCGCCTCTAGAATGATCAGGTGCAGCTGAAAACCATGTCCCAGGCCAGTGTGATCCATCAGACATCCAGGTTGCTTTGACAAACTCAGTCGGTTCCAAAATGTCGTCTTTCatctccatttgtttcttcttaGATCGGAGCTCTTCGTGTGCATTGTATGCATCAGATCGCCGCCTGATGGATTCAGGCAAAGAATTTATTCTTACTTTAAACTCATCATATTCCCTCTTAACCTTCCTCCTCTCTCGAACAAAATCCTGACGGACTTTGTTCTTTAGAAAGTCGCGCTTCTGGCCAAAGTAGGACTCCGGGTTCCTTGGCTCTATGGCATGCTTTCTGCAGAAGGGAACCCAAATTCTTGCAAAGCTAGCAGTTTCAGCCAGGGCTTCAAATGTCAGAAGAGAACCTCCATCATCTGATAAGTAACAAGCAAGTTTCTCAACCGGGTAGTCGACTGCAAGGATGGAGAGGATTGTGTTTGCTGTGACTAAAGGCGGTTCTTTTTCTGGATCAGCTGTCGACACAAATACATCGACTCCGGGAAGATCAGATCGGCCTTTGGGGTTTCTAATGCTCGGGGACTCGAAGCGTTCGTTGAGGACGGAGAGATCCGTTGCTCTGTTAACTGGACAAAGCTTCTGAAGCTGGTCTAAGAGCCAAGAAAATGCAAACCACACCTCACAAGCTACAGACATTCCCCATAGCCATATGGCATCATGATTAGGGTGTCGAATCCTCCAAGTAAGGAAAAGGCCAAGGGCAAGAAGGCGAATCACTATGAGCATCCTGAAGAGCAATCAGAAATTGTTGAGCAAATTTCATTCTCAATTGTAGAAGCAAATGCTATCTATAGATTCACCGATCAAACAGAAGTGTTATGTAATCAttcgaaattttttttttgtttttttagcaAATTATTGCGTTAATTACCTGTATGGACTGAGAATTGCTTGGGACACCGCATTCTTTCTTGTCAGTGGCCTTCTGCATTTTCCCTCGAAGTCCGGTGGCTCCTCGAAACCCTTGTACTCAGCTCCGTTGCCGCCGAATCCATCTGTCGGCCACACTGCATTGCCATACCCGTATGTTCCCTTGGTCTCGAAGAGCCAACGGTTGTGATCGAACTCCCCTGGCTGGTGCGGTGCTTTCATCGATTTCACCATCGATAGCCTCTTCCCGGACTTGAGATTGAACTCCGCTATCGAGGTCAAAGGAAGGGTTCTCCCCTCGTCCTCAGAAGCCGAACCCTCACCCTCCTCGTCGATCACGGTCCCGTAAGGCTCCTTGCACCCAGGACACAGCCCTCCTCCGTCCCCGGCGCACTCCGAGTAACAGTCTTTGCAGATCAGGAACCCGCATTCGCACGGCGGTTTTATCCCTTTGAGGAGCGCCTCGCCGTCGCATCCATTGATCTTGCAGAAGAGCCCAGCGGATTTCGCCACCTGCACGCTTTCGGCCGAGCACTCGATGACGTGGCCGCGGGTCACGCAATTGAACCCGCCGGTGAAGATGGTGCCGGAGATGAAGCTTCGGTGAGGCTGAAGCTCAGGCTCGTCGGTCTCTTCCGGCGGAGGTGCCGGCTGGTGGTCCGGGGTCGGCGGGATGTGGACGGTGTAACGGACGAAGTCGGAGGAGGTGCGTTCATGGCTCTCGTCGTTCTCGGCCACGGAGCAGTACCGCGCCCCGTTGCCTGAGAGGCCGCAGCTGGAAGGCCTGGCGGCAGGGGAGTCAGGTTTATTGGAGAAGGAGTGGCGCGGGACCGGACTAGTCAAGCCGATGCTCCGGCGGAGGGGTCCATCGCCGCCTTCCTTCCCACCAGAGGAGCAGACAGTGATCGTCACCGGGGAAGCGGGTGACGATGCCCGCCGGCTCGCCATGGATCTTCTCGAAAAGCAAACTCGAGACAGAATCAcacaaatagaaacaagaaagcgAAGATTTTGGGGGATCGAACGGAAGGAAACAGAGAAAAGATTGGGAAAAACTACAGGCCGTTGAAGGAAGAAATGAGTttgaaatgggaaaaaaaaacaaaataaataaataaaaaaagtcGCGCATCTGTAACGGTCGCCGCGGTAGACATTCGATGACCTCAACGTTCGAGAACGGTCCCTGGAACCGCCAACGGCTACTTGCTTTCAACTTTGACCGTCCGATTGCGTCAATCTAGAGTCTGGAGCGTTTATCGTCACCCTAGAGAAATCGACGCTCGAGTCGTCTTCGGCGCCGAAAATTATGAAATTCGACGGTCAAGATTGATAGATCATCCAACCTCCTGGACAACGGCTATGAAATAGAGGATTGTTTGTCAACTTCTTGTGTTTGCTAGGGTTAGCaattactaaattaaattaactgaCAGTAattaaatcatatatatatatatatatatatatatatatatatatatatatatatatatatatatatatatatatatattataataataataataataataatatacttATAACAAGAAGTGATTCATTTGCTTGTGTGAAATAGGGCAAAGCTACGACAGTGTAAACACCAATATTAAAATGAGAGAAAGTCCTCTTCCCTAGGTGaggcaaacatcaatatcataaTTGTGAGGTGAGGTAAGTTATGCTTAATAAAAATTAACTAGAGTTTCTCAATTTATCTTTTATAAGATGAACATGGGCCAACCGTGTGAGACCGTTAGGATGAAAAATTTCACTTTTTGCTACAATACTTAATAAAAACTGGTCCTTGCCATGTTATTTATGCTTACTTTCCTTCATAGTTTCTATAGTCTTAGAGGTCCCTGGAACTAAATGAGCCCTAATAGATTGGTTGATCGAGCACTGATAATCATCATTTTAATATGATATTTtgactcatatatatatatatatatatatatatatatatatatatataagatttgTTCACgtgttaatttcatatttatatcatatttcataagttacatttatttttagacttaattatgaattatttcatatttactgtatttgatgctaatatttgaatgtattctttgtaggcatcaagatCATGGATCGAAGTCATATCATACCAAATTGAGCTCAAATCCAAGTTTAAATGAGGAGATCAAACTTTAAAGCAATCTAGATCGTTTATCTAAGATTTTAGGAGACTTGAGTCATCCATCATGATACAACCCATCCAATTTAAGAGAGAGCAGATTAGGATCTTTGATGAAGATCAGTATCTTTAGATCAAATTTAGAGCGACTTCCACCGTTAGATCagatctagagaactctcgatcGCCCATTCAAATCTAATTTATATGAGATTGCTACACTATCTTATATCGAGATTTAAAGGAAACAGAGAGATTTACACATTTTGCCCCTGCTGACATAAGTTCAAtagttttatatatttttgatatattttaatttttaaagtgaaatttaattaatttttaatatttaatcaaaaCATGACCTATTTTATGAAAAAGGAGAACCAAcccataataataataaaaaggaaaagaacaacAAAAAAACTCAATTAAATGAGAGGAGGTTTGCATGAGAAGTTGAGAGAAAGGAGGGATGTAGGACCATAAATATGCTAGGAGGGTGAAAAACGTTAATAAAAAATTACGATTTAAAATAAGTCACGCAATGGAAAAGAGAGAGAACAAAAATatacgctaacacaagtaattttacttggtttggaacctTCGACGATTCTcattccaaggcccgcacgtgagagtgctttcaatggacaatcactatcaattcgaaatgtatttataaaattaagtaCAATAGATAAAATGTAAACATTACCGACAAATAGAAAGGAAATATGAAGAAATCTTCGTTCTTCGAACTTCGGAGCAGTCTTTCGGTGTCGCTGGAGCCTTTTCGGAGTAGCGCGTAAATATGAAAGTCGTAGCAAATGTTGTTCTTAAGCTATTGGTCAAAGGCTacttttgttggagtgtatactaaaagcttagcttttgtaaacatttatttttgaaataaaagaatcacattggtcaatatttatatttatttgttaaatgtaattgttcaattaatttatatagtatataacatggagtgtagtgtcacactcagaagatcatgttgtcggttctctataaattacaaacagtagctcacgactaagatggaaaggaacaaactatcagaatagtcgtagtgtaattaagtattagtttatcttgactaataaattacactgatacactttaagtgtattgagtaggatcatttaggtaagttctttttgtaccgacttagtaaaagaactagaccttagttattatggaagtgtgtgctcttaatcctaatataataacaagcacatatatctaatatttatttctttaacttatcaaagggtgaggtttagctcgataaatcaatatgcctgata includes these proteins:
- the LOC122023205 gene encoding cellulose synthase-like protein D5, yielding MASRRASSPASPVTITVCSSGGKEGGDGPLRRSIGLTSPVPRHSFSNKPDSPAARPSSCGLSGNGARYCSVAENDESHERTSSDFVRYTVHIPPTPDHQPAPPPEETDEPELQPHRSFISGTIFTGGFNCVTRGHVIECSAESVQVAKSAGLFCKINGCDGEALLKGIKPPCECGFLICKDCYSECAGDGGGLCPGCKEPYGTVIDEEGEGSASEDEGRTLPLTSIAEFNLKSGKRLSMVKSMKAPHQPGEFDHNRWLFETKGTYGYGNAVWPTDGFGGNGAEYKGFEEPPDFEGKCRRPLTRKNAVSQAILSPYRMLIVIRLLALGLFLTWRIRHPNHDAIWLWGMSVACEVWFAFSWLLDQLQKLCPVNRATDLSVLNERFESPSIRNPKGRSDLPGVDVFVSTADPEKEPPLVTANTILSILAVDYPVEKLACYLSDDGGSLLTFEALAETASFARIWVPFCRKHAIEPRNPESYFGQKRDFLKNKVRQDFVRERRKVKREYDEFKVRINSLPESIRRRSDAYNAHEELRSKKKQMEMKDDILEPTEFVKATWMSDGSHWPGTWFSAAPDHSRGDHAGIIQVMLVPPNPEPVMGNVEQESFNLINTTDVDIRLPMLVYVSREKRPGYDHNKKAGAMNALVRTSAIMSNGPFVLNLDCDHYIYNSLALREGMCFMLDRGGDRICYVQFPQRFDGIDPSDRYANNNLVFFDVTMRAMDGLQGPMYVGTGCIFRRTALYGFSPPRATEHHGWFGRKKTKLFLRKPTMGKKHDREEKDIILPPIADDENDELDIESALLPKRFGSSATLAASIPIAEYQGRLLQDMPGVRQGRPAGSLAVPREPLDAATVAEAISVVSCFYEDKTEWGQRVGWIYGSVTEDVVTGYRMHNRGWRSIYCVTKRDAFRGTAPINLTDRLHQVLRWATGSVEIFFSQNNAIFASRRMKFLQRVAYFNCGIYPFTSIFLLVYCILPAISLFTGQFIVQSLSVTFLILLLAITITLCLLALLEIKWSGITLHEWWRNEQFWLIGGTSAHPAAVLQGLLKVIAGVDISFTLTSKPATDDDAAAFAELYVVKWSFLMVPPITIMMMNMIAIAVGTARAMYSQFPQWSRLLGGVSFSLWVLCHLYPFAKGLMGRRGKVPTIVFIWSGLLSSIISLLWVYISPPAGGRRDYMSFQFP